The genomic segment CTTATCCTCGGCAGCCATCATAACCGGGTACTCAATGAACAGGAACCGGTCACGGTGCTTCTGACGAATGCGCCGTTTTATCAGGAACAGATGCCCGATCTGTGGGAGAAAGAACAGAATGGCCTGCTCAGCCGTCTGCATGTAGCGACGCTCAGTGCCGGCCGGATGCAGCTGACGTACACCGGGACTTCAGCAGCAGAAGCAGCGAATACGGCCAACCGGATTGCTGAAGCTTTTATCCGGCTTGATCAGAAGGAATATAACAAAAAAACGGCCGTGATTGATCAGAGTATCCAGGCCGTCAGCCGGACGGACAATGTGGCCGCAACAGCTGTTGACCGTGAACGTTTCCTTTATAAGCTGAAAACCGATCGGCTCGCTCTTCGGCCGGCAGAATTACTGGAGCCGGCCGCAGCTGCCTCAGGAAGTATCGGCAGCCCCTTTACACCAAAGAAACGTGCGGTACTCGGCGTGATGATTGGTCTGACCTTAGTGATTCTCTGGGCGGTGTTCCCGGAATTTGTCCGGGAGAGAAAATCCTGATCGGAAGTTCAGTGAGGAGGTCCCGTTATGGTACAGATTGATCCGGAGGTATCGGTGATCACCCCGGCCTGGAATGCGGAAAAGACGATTGAAGAGGTAATCAGTTCCGTAAGAGCTCAGACCTTTGCGAACTGGGAAATGGTGATCGTCGATGATGGTTCTTCAGATGGTACACGGGAAAAACTTGTGGCGGCGACGCTTGCCGATGAACGGATCCATCCCGTCTTTCTCAGTGAAAACAGCGGGGCTGCCGCTGCGCGCAACAAGGCTTTATATCTGGCACGCGGACGTTTTGTTGCGTTTCTGGACAGTGATGATCGCTGGAAGCCGGATAAACTGGCGAAACAGCTTGCTTTCATGAAAAAACATCAGTATGCCTTTACCTTCACGGGCTATGAATATATGGATGCATCAGGCCGGCCACTGAACAAAATCATTCATGCCCCGCAGCGCGTCACGTATCATGATCTGCTGAAAAATACCATCGTCGGCTGCCTGACTGTGATGATTGACCGCAATCAGACCGGCAGATTTCAGATGCCTGATCTGCGTTCCCGTCAGGATCTGGCCACATGGCTGAAGCTGCTGAAGCAAGGGTTTACAGCCTATGGTCTGGATGAGAACCTGTCGGCGTATCGTGTGGGCAGCCGAAACGCCCTGTCAGGGAATAAATGGAAGGCGGCAAAAAAGACCTGGTTTGTGTTTCGCCGGGTGGAGGGTCTGCCGCTTCCTGAGGCCTGCTGGTATTTCTGCCATTATGCGGCAAACGCGGCTATCAAACGCTTTTCATAACAGGGGGATGATCCGGCTGAAACATGTACATATTATTGTCGCAACAGGCGTATGGGCTCAGGACGGACTCCGGTACCGCCGCCATCGTCTCGCCGGCTTTTTACAGAAGCAGCAGGAAACAGAGAAGGTGATCTGGCTCTGTCCGACGCCGGACCGGACCTTATCCGGCTTCACGGAGCTGCCTGGTGGCATTCTTCAGTTTGCTGTACCGGACCCTTTTCCTCAGAAGGCATTCCGTTTCGGGCGTTTTCTGTCGTTTTATTATAAAAAGAAGCTTTCAGCACTTCATGCGATGCTTGAGCGTTTCAGAGGGCATGCACACGTCTTTCTGTGGTTTACGTGCCCGCTCTTCCCTGAAGTAATGAATCTGTATGCATGGGATAAGGTGATCTATGACTGCAGTGATTTCTGGGCGGCGCCGATCAGCGGCAAGATGTCGCTGCCCTACCGGCTCAGGAGTATTCTGATTTCCCATGCTGAGAGAAAAATTATCAGTCGGGCAGATCTCATTTTCTGCACCTCTGATTATCTGAGAAATCAGGTGACGCAGCGGGTGCAGCTGGATAAATGCACACGCGTACGGACATTTGAGAATGGCGTCGACTACAGCCTGTTCGCTCAATCTTCCGTCGCGGCGGACCATGTCCTTCCGGAGCATTTCACGGGGCCTGTACTCGGCTATATCGGCGGCATCAAACCAAAACTGGATTTTCGTCTGATTCAGGACGCGGCGCGAAAAAGGCGGGACTGGCTCTTCCTTTTTGTCGGACCGGATGGAACAGGAGAAGACCCGGCATTCCGTGAGCTGCTTCAGGAAAAAAATGTCATCTGGACCGGAAGCGTGTCCCCTGCTGAAGTACCGAAATACATGAAGCTGGTTGATGTCGGGATCATGCCCTATAAACTGTCTCCGTATAATGCGGCTGTTTTTCCATTGAAACTGTTTGAATTTCTCGCTGCCGGGAAACCGGCTGTCGGCATCAATCTGCCGTCAACCGCCGCTTATGCAGCAGACTCGGTGTATGCCGAGATCGACCGTTCCGATACCGATACCTTTATTCATGTATGTGAAGAAATGTTGCGGGGAAAAGATGATCCTGACCTGAAGGCAAGAAGAACACGCCTCGCGAAGAGCAGGGACTGGGACGCGATTTTTCAGAAGATGGCCAATCAGCTCTGAAGGCACGCCCGGAAGAGGCGCCCGGCAGTTCATTGCAATGAGTTGTGAAGTTAATTTCTTCCAAAACAGAGGGGAAGTCGCAGGGTCAAAACATATGAAAAATACAGTGGGACGATGATCTCTATGAGTTTAATGTATCAGTCCGAATCCGTGAAAAGTTGGTCCAAATTCAAGAAAAGTTGATCCGAATCCCTGAAAAGTTGGTCCAAACCCGAAAAAAGTCGGACCAAATCACAGAAAAGTCGGTCCAAACTCGGGGATGATAAGGAAAACCTGAAGGCGTATGGTCAAAATCTGAGACGATTTACAACAATATGAAAAATACAGAGGGGGGGTTCCCGGGATCCGCTCTTATCGGCTGGGGGGTCAGGTTAAGCGCATGATC from the Sporolactobacillus sp. Y61 genome contains:
- a CDS encoding hydrolase, whose protein sequence is MISHSVARLRQYLWLALSVPILFGLIGWFVPTGGAPASYKAAVTLILGSHHNRVLNEQEPVTVLLTNAPFYQEQMPDLWEKEQNGLLSRLHVATLSAGRMQLTYTGTSAAEAANTANRIAEAFIRLDQKEYNKKTAVIDQSIQAVSRTDNVAATAVDRERFLYKLKTDRLALRPAELLEPAAAASGSIGSPFTPKKRAVLGVMIGLTLVILWAVFPEFVRERKS
- a CDS encoding glycosyltransferase family 2 protein, which gives rise to MVQIDPEVSVITPAWNAEKTIEEVISSVRAQTFANWEMVIVDDGSSDGTREKLVAATLADERIHPVFLSENSGAAAARNKALYLARGRFVAFLDSDDRWKPDKLAKQLAFMKKHQYAFTFTGYEYMDASGRPLNKIIHAPQRVTYHDLLKNTIVGCLTVMIDRNQTGRFQMPDLRSRQDLATWLKLLKQGFTAYGLDENLSAYRVGSRNALSGNKWKAAKKTWFVFRRVEGLPLPEACWYFCHYAANAAIKRFS
- a CDS encoding glycosyltransferase, whose product is MIRLKHVHIIVATGVWAQDGLRYRRHRLAGFLQKQQETEKVIWLCPTPDRTLSGFTELPGGILQFAVPDPFPQKAFRFGRFLSFYYKKKLSALHAMLERFRGHAHVFLWFTCPLFPEVMNLYAWDKVIYDCSDFWAAPISGKMSLPYRLRSILISHAERKIISRADLIFCTSDYLRNQVTQRVQLDKCTRVRTFENGVDYSLFAQSSVAADHVLPEHFTGPVLGYIGGIKPKLDFRLIQDAARKRRDWLFLFVGPDGTGEDPAFRELLQEKNVIWTGSVSPAEVPKYMKLVDVGIMPYKLSPYNAAVFPLKLFEFLAAGKPAVGINLPSTAAYAADSVYAEIDRSDTDTFIHVCEEMLRGKDDPDLKARRTRLAKSRDWDAIFQKMANQL